The Haematobia irritans isolate KBUSLIRL chromosome 1, ASM5000362v1, whole genome shotgun sequence DNA segment TGAAGAATCGTATTCGTCAACGCATTCGAACGTATGTATATTAAAGTTGTTTTAGTtttaaccaaaaagtttttcataaaatttgtatataatatatttgaGAAGATCTATTGTAATTTATTTACATCGGCCTTTTGTTCGTTATCGCGAGTCTTCGACGGggaattacaattttaacacataaatcaaaagaagaaaaaggagaaagttttcttccgtTTCTAAACGTATTTAAATTGACAATTAACAATTGGAGAAGGACTTCaaaccgaaataaaaaaataaacaaataaattaaaacaaaaggtCAACTgaatttttgacatattttataataacatgaaaatttaaaataatttaaaataaattaaatgaaatgagcGGAAGGTTGTTTTAGAAGTTGCTCTTAACATccgattttcttcaatttttaatatgtcatgaattcaattcagttaatttttttcattctgtagtatagtgctacataaatatagaaaaatgttaactaatatatggaatgcattctacgtaatttctatgaaaatcacatTGTTcagacaaataaaaatgtctttggtgctatacgaagttcaactttcttcacaatgagttcattttaacttaaagaaggaatcacttttttctgggtgtactttaTTTCACAAGtcttatttttaatacaaaaaaaaaacgcgttGAAGGGGTAAATTTTaccatctgctttatattgaactgttttaataaagtaatttttataccatagGAGATGTAAGGCATCAAACTAGTGGTCTCagaattcataaattatatgtatATCTGGCTCGTGTCTTTGTAGTCGCACTGAAAGATTCTTCTTCCCAGCATTTATAGGCCACCTGAATCGCCAAGTCAATTGGAGGCGAAGTTAAAGCTTATAACTTATGTTCGGTTAGCTacttttggttgattttttttttttggttgatttGATTTCATTCAATGTACCAAAGCTCAAGTGATACAACGGTCATAGTTTATAAAAGAGCAAACATTTGGGCAGTGTAAAAAGATTTTTAACAACGATTTTCACCAAATCACATCGCTGAATCTAAAGATCGGCATTAGTTTTGAACAGCCTAAGCCGCCGGCcgagaaagaatcaaaagaaagTTATATTTGAGAAAAACTAAAGCGAAGTTTAAAAAGCCATGTCGTTGTGCaaagtcaaaaaatatttattgttcaCTGTGATGCCGTTTATGTTGTTGGCTATTACAACGGCCTTCCCAGATGGAGCCCCTTCCGACACCTGTGTAAAGAAACGTCCCAATCAGCCCAACCATGGCCAGGCCAGATCACAACCGATGGAACATAATCCCTATAATGTGGTGGCCGACTCAGAAACATATCATCCAGGTCAAGAGGTTTCAGGTACGACCTTCCGGAACATTACAGcggaattttaattgtatattttcGTTTGCGTAGTGGTTATATATCCTCACACGAAGCAGGAACTATTTCGTGGATTTTTTATACAGGCCCGGGATGCCGACTCCAATGAATGGATCGGGGAGTGGTTGCACAGTGAGAACACTAACACCATTCCCGAATGTTCTGCAATTACGCACGGTGACAATCGCGATAAACTCGCTGCCAAACTAATATGGAAAGCTCCTCAGAATAAACGAGGGCGTGTTTATTTCACGTAAGTCCGTCTCCTCTTCCAAATGCCACTTACAGGCTTTTCAGGTAGGGTGaatgcagcaaatgtggtatacctATTTGTGTTTCGAtagccaattttttgtttttctccgaCGGTTAAGATTTTACCACATTCTTTTTACTAGTGTTAGCCATCCACGATACTATGAGCGAAATATAAGAAACCCATAATTTCGGTTTAATAAAATGTACAGGTAATGTGGTACAccataatttcgatttttttgtaaaaaataaatgcaatatatgtattacattgcatacattttatgcGTATTTACTACTCGTCCGTTATTTACATCCGAAaagtaataaattgaaaatataccttcacacaaaacgaaatgattaaGAACCAAAAAAAACATTCGA contains these protein-coding regions:
- the LOC142227965 gene encoding putative defense protein 3, with product MSLCKVKKYLLFTVMPFMLLAITTAFPDGAPSDTCVKKRPNQPNHGQARSQPMEHNPYNVVADSETYHPGQEVSVVIYPHTKQELFRGFFIQARDADSNEWIGEWLHSENTNTIPECSAITHGDNRDKLAAKLIWKAPQNKRGRVYFTGTVLQSYGTFWSDIIGKVQSQH